The DNA window GCGTGCAGGACAGCCAGATGCGCAAGCTCAAGGCCGGACAGATCGCTTTCGAAGGCAGTCTCGACCTGCATGGCTTGTCGGTGGAAAAAGCCCGCGAACAATTGTGGGCCTTCATCGCAGAAGCCAACCGCTATGAAATCCGCTGCGTGCGTATCACCCACGGCAAGGCCGCGCGACTGGATGGCAAACGCCCGCTGATCAAGAGCCACGTCAACACTTGGCTGCGCCAGCATCCGCAAGTCCTCGGCTTCAGCTCATGCCTGCCTCGCCATGGCGGCACCGGCTCGATCTACGTGATGCTCAAGCGAACCATGCTCGAAGGGCGCGACGAGTAACCTGGCACTTTTATACGGGCGCAGGGCGACCACCCTGGATACGCACCGCCAACTGTAGATTTAAACGTCAACAGCCCCTAGCATTGCTGCCCTCGCAGAGCGACTGACAGAACCATGGCCGAACACGACTTCCGCTACACCCTCTTGAGCCCCGCCCATACCCTGACCGAATGCCGGGCATTGATGCCAGGCCGTTATCAGGTCACGGGCAGCGGTGGCTCGATACGCCCCGAAGACACCCTGATCGTCACCCTCAAGGGCAGCCGCGACCTGTCGCAACGCCTGGTCGTGGAGAAGGTTCGCCACCTGATCAATCCGCCCGGCCAATGGATCGCCGTGGCCAAAGGACCGGTCTTCAAAGAACTGGAAATCCTCAACTGGCAGGTCAACTGTGACGCCTGCGAGAAAACCCTCGACTTCGAGTTCGCCCACGACGCCGCCACTGGCCAGGCCCAGCGGGCGCAGAGCGCGGAAGCACGAATCACCGAACTTGGCTGGACCAGCCTGCAAGGACGCCATCTATGCCCCACCTGCAAGGAACACGCACAGTGAGATCTGCCCTCCTGCCCATCACCCTGCTGGGCCTGGCGGTCGCGGGCTGCACCCGTGAAAGCGCCTCGCCTTCCCAGGCACCGCAGCCGCCTCAGACTCACCTGACCTATATTGCCGAATGGGTCGGCGAGGATGCCGTCATTGGCCGCAACCCTGTCTCCCTGACCCTGGCGGATGATCGCGCCTATGGCAATGCGGGTTGCAACCACTGGTTCGCCAACTATCAGTTGGAGGGGGAATCCATTCGCTTCACCGACATCGGTAGCACGCGCAAGCTCTGCCTCGATGAAATCATGCAGCAGGAGCGGCACTTCCTTGACCTTCTGGGCAAGGTCGAACGCTGGGATATCTCCAACATCGACCAATTGCGCTTCTGGCCTGCCGAAGGCAAGCCGCTGCGCTTCTGGCCTGCCCAGGAATAGAGCCAAGGCCACACAGCCACCAACGAAAACGCCCCGAACCAGTCGGGGCGTTTTCGTTTAGCGCATTCCCAAGGCCGGGCAGGCTATTGCCTGCCCGGCAAGTGTCACTCAGCCAGCTTGAACGTAATGAAACTGGCGCGCCCTTGACGCAGTACGCGCATGGAAACCGAACGATTCTTCGGCAACTGCTCGGCGACCTTGCCAAAGGTACTCGCACTGTTGATCGCCTGATTGTTCAGGTGCGTGATCACATCGCCTGGACGCAGACCGATCATCGCTGCCGGGCCATCCATGACCTCGCTGATAACCACACCACCCTGCAGGTCGAGGTTGCGTTTCTGCTCGGCAGTCAGTTCGCTCACCTTGACGCCCAGGCGATTGCTGCTCTTGGCCGGGCCACTACCGCTGGCCGCGACCTCTTCGCCATCCTCGGGTAGCGCGCCGATAGCCAGGCTCAGGGTCTTGCGGTCACCTTCACGGACAACCTCCATCCTCGCCTTGCTGCCCGGTTTCAACGAACCGACCAGATGCGGAAGATCGGCGGACATGATGATCGGCTTGCCATTCAGGCTGAGGATCACATCACCCACCCGCAGGCCGCCTTTGGCAGCCGGGCCGCCATCGAGCACCTGGGCAACCAGGGCACCAGCCGGACGCTCGAGACCGAAGGACTCGGCCAGGTCCTTGTTCACTTCCTGGATGACCACACCCAACCAGCCACGATTGACCTTGCCTGACGTGCGCAACTGGCCAGCGACATCCATCGCGACATCGATTGGAATCGCGAAGGAAAGCCCCATGAAGCCACCGGAGCGGGTGAATATCTGCGAGTTGATGCCAACGACCTCGCCCGCGAGGTTGAACAGCGGTCCACCGGAGTTACCCGGGTTGATCGCGACGTCGGTCTGGATGAAAGGCACATAGCTGTCGTTCGGCAGGTTGCGCCCGGTGGCGCTGACGATGCCCGAGGTGACCGTATGATCGAAGCCGAATGGCGAACCGATGGCCAGGACCCACTCGCCCACCTTCAACTTGCTCGAATCTCCGAGCTTGACGGTCGGCAGCCCCTTGCCTTCGACCTTGAGCACTGCCACGTCGGTCCGCGGGTCGGCGCCGATCAGTTTCGCTTCCAGTTCGCTACGGTCAGGCAGGCGCACGATGATTTCATCGGCATCCGCCACTACATGGTTGTTGGTCAGGATGTAGCCATCGTCGGAGATGATAAAGCCCGAGCCAAGGGACTGAGCCTCGCGCTGCTGCCCTCTACTACCCGGAGCCTGCGGGATACTGCGCTCGAAGAACTCACGAAAGATCGGCGGCAGCCCTTCAAGGTCCGGCATCTGCGCGCTGGCGCTGC is part of the Pseudomonas sp. ABC1 genome and encodes:
- a CDS encoding Smr/MutS family protein, which translates into the protein MQDDDFSLFKDAVRGVKPITDDRADTGKTRTNQQQIAKRRAHAVTSQVSVQIDGLSDQFVIDVTAEEELYWARDGVQDSQMRKLKAGQIAFEGSLDLHGLSVEKAREQLWAFIAEANRYEIRCVRITHGKAARLDGKRPLIKSHVNTWLRQHPQVLGFSSCLPRHGGTGSIYVMLKRTMLEGRDE
- a CDS encoding META domain-containing protein yields the protein MRSALLPITLLGLAVAGCTRESASPSQAPQPPQTHLTYIAEWVGEDAVIGRNPVSLTLADDRAYGNAGCNHWFANYQLEGESIRFTDIGSTRKLCLDEIMQQERHFLDLLGKVERWDISNIDQLRFWPAEGKPLRFWPAQE
- a CDS encoding DegQ family serine endoprotease is translated as MFNRKTCLAFCAGIALLGQALLAHAELPDFTSLVEDASPAVVNISTKQNVPVRSASAQMPDLEGLPPIFREFFERSIPQAPGSRGQQREAQSLGSGFIISDDGYILTNNHVVADADEIIVRLPDRSELEAKLIGADPRTDVAVLKVEGKGLPTVKLGDSSKLKVGEWVLAIGSPFGFDHTVTSGIVSATGRNLPNDSYVPFIQTDVAINPGNSGGPLFNLAGEVVGINSQIFTRSGGFMGLSFAIPIDVAMDVAGQLRTSGKVNRGWLGVVIQEVNKDLAESFGLERPAGALVAQVLDGGPAAKGGLRVGDVILSLNGKPIIMSADLPHLVGSLKPGSKARMEVVREGDRKTLSLAIGALPEDGEEVAASGSGPAKSSNRLGVKVSELTAEQKRNLDLQGGVVISEVMDGPAAMIGLRPGDVITHLNNQAINSASTFGKVAEQLPKNRSVSMRVLRQGRASFITFKLAE